The following proteins are co-located in the Colletotrichum lupini chromosome 4, complete sequence genome:
- a CDS encoding zinc knuckle: YFKKSTTVILRKLGKNNYIVPKVYRLIALFNIVNKIINTIIVKKLSYLAKTYRLLLNSYISKKRRRLIEYVLY, from the coding sequence tactttaaaaagtctaCTACGGTAATACTTAGGAAGCtaggtaaaaataactatatagtacctaaagtatataggcTGATAGCCctctttaatatagtaaataagattataaatactattatagtaaaaaaactaagctaCCTCGCTAAAACATATAGACTActactaaatagctatataagtaaaaaaagacgTCGGTTAATAGAATACGTACTATACTAA